One window of Quercus robur chromosome 12, dhQueRobu3.1, whole genome shotgun sequence genomic DNA carries:
- the LOC126708469 gene encoding flavonol sulfotransferase-like — translation MESSSSKMNPAPNSIEKEEYMSDLEIDNRFKQILSTIPKKKGSGKADFYQYEGFWYPFFHIPGILLAQEHFKPQPNQVILSCFPKCGTTWLKALAFAIMTRSCESDPTNPLLTRMSHDCVPFIEFQVSSSQPKLSLDVPLVSTHIPYTSLPKSIINSGSKIVYICRDPKDVFASLWTFQSKMTTRAGLPINENIEDTLEFFCEGITTAGPFWDHVLGYWRASLESPEKVLFIKFEDLKNETEYWIKKLAQFIGYPFSLEEEDKGTSSEEEGFCSNTATDLALNKNQESDGDSRQTSRRDIRGQHISRITFCD, via the exons ATGGAATCCTCTTCTTCCAAAATGAACCCTGCTCCAAACAGTATTGAGAAAGAAGAGTATATGTCTGATCTAGAAATCGATAATAGATTCAAACAGATCTTGTCAAccatccccaaaaaaaagggttctGGGAAGGCAGATTTCTACCAGTATGAAGGTTTTTGGTACCCTTTCTTCCATATACCTGGAATATTGTTGGCTCAAGAACATTTCAAGCCACAACCCAACCAAGTGATTTTGAGCTGTTTTCCAAAATGTGGCACAACTTGGCTTAAGGCTCTGGCTTTTGCTATTATGACACGATCTTGTGAAAGCGACCCTACAAACCCTTTACTTACAAGAATGTCACATGATTGTGTACCCTTTATTGAGTTTCAAGTTAGCTCAAGCCAACCAAAATTGAGTCTAGATGTTCCACTTGTGTCTACACACATTCCCTACACTTCCCTACCAAAATCCATTATAAATTCTGGTAgtaaaattgtttatatatgcAGGGATCCGAAGGATGTGTTTGCGTCTTTATGGACCTTTCAAAGCAAGATGACTACTCGGGCAGGACTCCCAATCAATGAAAATATTGAGGATACACTTGAGTTCTTTTGTGAAGGAATAACTACCGCTGGACCATTTTGGGATCATGTATTAGGCTACTGGAGAGCAAGTTTGGAATCACCAGAGAAAGTATTGTTTATAAAGTTTGAAGATTTGAAGAATGAAACCGAATATTGGATAAAGAAATTGGCTCAATTTATAGGTTACCCTTTCTCCTTGGAGGAAGAGGATAAAG GGACATCAAGTGAGGAGGAAGGATTCTGCAGTAACACTGCTACAGATTTGGCACTTAATAAGAATCAAGAGAGTGATGGTGATTCACGGCAGACTTCAAGGCGAGACATTAGAGGCCAGCATATTTCGAGGATTACCTTCTGTGATTGA